Within the Desulfatiglans sp. genome, the region CCTATCAGAACTATAACTGTGCAATAAACCTGAGCGCAAAGACCATCTATACATACATGGGAGTCCTAAAACCCAAGGCCGGGAATGCCAACTACGCAACCGCAGGCTGTGTAAGCCCACTCTTCAACGACCCCTATTACCTTACACTGGGCATGGGTACAAGGATCTTTCTGGGGGGCGCACAGGGTTATATTGTAGGCCCCGGCACACAGCATAACCCGAATGCGGAGAGGGCAAAAAACGGCACGCCCCTGTCCGGGGCAGGCACACTCATGGTAATGGGTGATATGAAACAGATGGACCCGAAATGGATTGCGGGTGTAAGCATGCAGGGTTATGGATGCAGTATTAACATAGGGCTCGGTGTCCCAATACCCATACTCAATGAAGATATGGCAAAGTTTACAGGTGTCGCTGATGAGGATATCTACACCCGTGTTGTTGACTATGGCAATGACTACCCTAATGGGGAATCAAAGACCCTTGCCATGGTAAGCTATGCCCAGCTTAAAAGCGGCATGATTAAATTCAATGGCAGGGATATTCCGACAGTACCCCTTTCTTCATATGTGAGAGCTGTTGAGGTGGCGGAGATATTAAAAACATGGATCAAAAAAGGGGATTTTATTCTCACTGAACCACAGGTGATGCTGCCTACAGCAAGGAAATCCTGATACACGCATGCATCTGGCTCAGAATAAAAGGCTTGCAGAAGATGAATATCAATGAAGGCTTTTCAGAAGGGGGTTCCATAATACACAGGCTTGATCCCAGGGTCAGAATACTCTCTGCATTTGCCTTTTCAGTGGTAATATCATCTTCAGAAAGGGTTCCCCCTGTTTTTCTTGGCCTTATTGCTGCGCTTGTAATAGCGGCATTAGCCAGGCTTCAGGTTAAAAAATTCCTGGTGCGTATCCTCTGCGCTAATCTCTTTATACTGTTTTTGTGGCTCTTTCTCCCTTTTACCATAAAGGGGGAGAGCCTTTTACAGATCGGGCCGTTTAATATTTCACTGGAGGGGCTCATATACTGCCTTCGCCTTACAATAAAATCAAATGCCATAATTACTGTTCTTATCGCACTTACAGCCACAATGCCTGTGTTTACCATGGGCAGGGCAATGGGGGCGCTGGGTCTGCCTTCAAAGATAGTAAATCTATTTATTTTTTCTTACAGGTATATCCATACTATCATGAATGAATACCGAAGGCTTAAAGAGGCCATGGAGATAAGGGGATTCCGCCCTGGTACAAACCTGCATACTTACCGTTCCTATGCCTATCTGGCAGGGATGCTGATTGTTAAAAGTCATGACCGCGCAGAGCGGGTACATTCCGCGATGCTGTGCAGGGGCTTTCATGGTAGGTTTTATGACCTTACCGGGTTTAATATAAATGGTGCTGATTTTATTTTTGTGATCATATTTCTTTTTACCCTTACTGCTATTATCTTTGCAAGATGACGGAAACAGATAACATCATAAACCTGGAAAAGGTATCCTTTTCATACCCTTCCGGTAGAAAGGTGATTAATGATCTTGACCTTCGCCTTAAAAAAGGGGAAAGGCTCGGCATAATCGGGCCAAACGGAAGCGGGAAGAGCACTATGTTCAGACTCATAATGGGTCTGTTAAGACCCACGAGCGGCAGACTCACTATCTTCGGGAAGGAGATGACACATAAAAGGGACTTCTTTCCGGTAAGGCAGCGGATCGGCCTGCTTTTTCAGGACCCGGATGACCAGCTTTTTAACCCGACCGTGCTTGATGATGTGGCCTTCGGGCCCCTTAATCAGGGGAAAAGTATTAAGGATGCAAAGGATATCTCAAGGAAGGCGCTTTCTGACCTTGGCATAGGGGATCTTGAGGATAGGATAACATATAAACTCTCCGGCGGGGAAAAGAAGCTTGTATCCCTTGCAACAGTGCTTGCCATGAAACCTGAGGTCCTTCTCCTTGATGAACCAACATCGGGCATTGATCCTGACACCACCCATAAAATAATGCATATACTTGAATCTATAGATGTTTCAGCCATAATCATCTCGCATGACATGGATTTTATCAGCCATACCACCGGGGTAATATATGGCATGTTAGATGGCAGGATTACTAAGGAAAGGGGAGAATTTGCACATAGCCATGTCCATACCCATGGTCATGGAGAGGTGCCCCATACCCACTCTGATATTTCCGGGTAATCTGCAAGCATTAATCCATGTTTATTGAAGGCTTTTCAACAGTCCAAGATACAGAGACCCAGCAAAGGCTTATTACTTGACATAGCATGTTTACCTACCTATAATCCAGAACCGTTTTGACACTATTATTGTTTTACAAATATACCCGGATCGATCAGTTAATCACTTTTCGATCCGGTTTTTCATTGAGTAAAGGTGTTCAGGAGAAGAAATGAGCCCGAGCGGTCATGATACCAAAAAACAACTGGATTACATGGAAAGGGACAAGATCATACTTGTCGGTAACCCCAATGTGGGGAAAAGTGTAATCTTCGGGCTACTGACCGGCAAATATGTAACCGTCTCCAACTACCCCGGAACAACCGTTGAGGTATCAAGGGCATTCTCCCGTTTTGGCGGCAAAAAAAAATATCTGGTTATTGACACCCCTGGCACCAACAGCCTCATTCCCCAGTCAGAAGACGAAAGGGTTACGCGCGACATACTCCTTGACGAAAATGCACAGATTGTTGTCCAGGTGGCCGATTCAAAAAATCTGCGCAGGGGACTTTCCATAAGCATACAGCTTTCTGAAATGGAGATACCCTTTATATTGGACGTCAACATGGTTGATGAGGCGATGAGCAGGGGTATTTACATAGACACAAAAAAACTCGGCCAGATCCTCGGAACCGAGGTTATCCCCACTGTTGCCACCAGAAGGGAGGGGATACATGGGATCATAAAGGGGATCTCAAACCCTCTGAAACCAAATGTAGCTGTGGATTATGGCGATAAGCTGGAAACTGGGATAAGGCAGATACAGGGGCTTTACCCTGAAAAGATATCCAGGTTGATTGCCATAATGCTCCTTGAGGGGGAGCATGGAATAGATGAATGGTTTTCAGCCAGGTATGGCAAAGAGGCAATTGAGAGGGTATATGCGATAAGAACCTCTATTCAGTCCATGAGCCCCACACCGTTAAGCTACCTTATCAACAAGCGCAGGATGGCAAAGGTAGATGAGATCATGAGGGAGGTTCAGACAAAGGATGAACGGGCCGCGGATCACAATATCGCCCAGACCTTTGGCAGGCTTTCCATGCACCCTGTATGGGGCATACCCATTCTGCTTGCAGTGCTCTACATTACATACAAGATTGTTGGTGAATTCGGCGCAGGCACATGTGTTGATTTTATGGAGAGCATCGTGTTCGGTGAATATATCAACCCATTCTTAAGAAGGGTTGTTCATTCAGTAACAGGTAATGCACTCATAAGGGAATTCCTGATCGGTGAATATGGCATCTTTACCATGGCCTTCACCTACGCCATCGCGATAGTGCTTCCCATTGTGGGTTTCTTCTTTTTGATTTTTGGTCTTATGGAAGACTCAGGGTATATGCCAAGGCTTGCAATAATGGTTAACAGGATATTCAGGATAATCGGCCTCAATGGCACCGCTGTTTTACCCATGATTCTGGGCCTGGGGTGCGCGACCATGGCAACCCTTACCGCAAGGATACTCCCCAGCAAAAAGGAGAGGATTATCATTACACTGCTCCTGGCCCTTGCTGTCCCGTGCTCTGCCCAGCTTGGTGTAATCTTTGGCGGGACATCAACCATATCCCCCTGGGCCACCATTATCTGGGCCTTCGTCATTATATGTGTCATCTTTGTGATCGGCTATTTCTCATCTATCGTGATCCCCGGGAAAAAATCAGATTTCATACTTGAGACTCCGCCCATCAGGATACCCAAGTTTTCAAACATAGTTATAAAAACCTTTGCACGTATTGAGTGGTATCTGAAAGAGGCAGTTCCCCTGTTCATGCTGGGCACAATAATACTATTTACCCTTGATAAACTGGGCGTACTTACACTGATTCAGGATTTAGCCGCGCCTGTTGTGGTGAACCTGCTCGGGCTTCCAAAGGAGATTGCAGGTGCATTTGTGATGGGGTTTTTAAGAAGAGATTACGCTGCAGTGCTTGTTGTAAAGGAGGGAAACCTTGATCCGATCCAGATGCTCGTAGCCCTTGTCACCATCACCCTTTTTGTGCCCTGCATAGCCAATATGTTTATAATGATCAAGGAGCGCGGCATAAAGACAGCCTCCATTATTGTATCTTTTATATTTGTCTTTGCCTTTTTGTTCGGCGGGTTATTTAATTTTATTCTGCGTATACTTAAGGTAACCCTATGAAATGCGCCCTGTGCGGATACGAATTTGACCCTGATAAAAATGAGTGTAAGGGGTGTCCTGTAAATAAAAATTGCAGGAGCATCTGCTGCCCCCACTGCGGGTACAGCACAGTTGAAAGATCCGGCATCATTGACTGGATAAAGAGAGTAACCAAAGGAGATAAAGATGTTACTGACAAAAGAAGAGATTGATGAGGTCCTTGAATCCATATGGTGCGGTAAGGAGATAGGCTCTGTAAAAAGGGCTGACCTTCTGAAAATAGAGAACCCTAAGGTAACAGAGGAGGTCATTGATGGGCTCATAGATGATGATTTCATATTTGAGGTCAGAGATGAGATAAACCTTACCCAGAAGGGAGAGGAGATTGCCAGGAAACTCATCAGGGCTCACAGGCTTGCTGAAAGGCTCTTTACAGATGTCATGGAGATAGAGGATGCACCCATGGAAGAGACTGCATGCAGCCTTGAACACTGCCTGAGCCATGAGGCCCTTGATGCCATATGCACCCTGCTTGGCCACCCGCGTGAATGCCCTCACGGCAGGCATATCCCTCCGGGGGCCTGCTGTAAAAGGGCGGAACAGAATATACAGCCTGTAATTATGCCCCTTAACAGATTAAAGTCGGGAGAAACAGGACGGATTGTATATGTCTCTACAAAACACCATTCACGCCTTGACAGGCTCACAGACCTTGGCATCACACCAGGCGAGATGGTAAAGGTTCATCAGACCTACCCCGCATTTGTACTCAAGGTGGGGGAGACAGACCTTGCCATTGACCCTGAGGTGCTGGATGATGTTTATGTCAGGAAGAATGGCAAAAGCTGAATATCTAACTATTTCAAAGAGGAGCATTTATGGAGAGAATCCCGTTTACAAAGGAAGGTCTTGATAAGGTTAAGGAAGAGCTTGCACACATAAAAAAGGTTGAGCGTCCGGATAATATACGCGCCATTGAAGAGGCCAGAAAACATGGGGACCTGAGTGAGAATGCAGAATACCATGCAGCAAAGGAAAAGCAGTCATTTCTTGAAGGCAAGATAAATGAACTGGAATCGGTCATCGGTCAGGCAGAGGTAATAGATTTTACAAATGGCCCGACAGACAGGGTAGTTTTTGGCCGTACCGTGCTCCTCTATAATATGGAAACGGAAGAAGAGGTGCAGTATCAGCTTTTAGGGCCATATGAATCTGACCCTGATAATGGAAGGATCTCTGTAAAATCACCCATAGGCATGGCCCTTATCGGAAGCGAGGTGGGTGACGAGGTAAGGGTAAAAACACCTGGCGGGCTCCAGGAGTATGAGGTGCTGGAGATTTTATGAGGTCATACAGAAAAGAGCTGTGGTTTAATGTGTCTACACGAAGGGCCTTTATCAATATCACGCCCGATATTGAGGTATGCCTGAAGGAGAGCGAAATTAAAGAGGGCCTATTACTCTGTAACGCAATGCATATCACCGCATCGGTCTTTATTAATGATGATGAATCAGGCCTGCACCACGATTATGAAAAATGGCTTGAACAACTCGCTCCTCATGAGCCTGTTTCACAGTACCGGCATAATGTAGGGGAGGACAATGCGGATGCCCACATGAAAAGGCAGATCATGGGAAGAGAGGTGGTTGTTGCCATAACAGATGGCAGGCTTGACTTCGGCCCCTGGGAACAGATCTTTTACGGCGAGTTTGACGG harbors:
- a CDS encoding ABC transporter ATP-binding protein; the protein is MTETDNIINLEKVSFSYPSGRKVINDLDLRLKKGERLGIIGPNGSGKSTMFRLIMGLLRPTSGRLTIFGKEMTHKRDFFPVRQRIGLLFQDPDDQLFNPTVLDDVAFGPLNQGKSIKDAKDISRKALSDLGIGDLEDRITYKLSGGEKKLVSLATVLAMKPEVLLLDEPTSGIDPDTTHKIMHILESIDVSAIIISHDMDFISHTTGVIYGMLDGRITKERGEFAHSHVHTHGHGEVPHTHSDISG
- the feoB gene encoding ferrous iron transport protein B, producing MSPSGHDTKKQLDYMERDKIILVGNPNVGKSVIFGLLTGKYVTVSNYPGTTVEVSRAFSRFGGKKKYLVIDTPGTNSLIPQSEDERVTRDILLDENAQIVVQVADSKNLRRGLSISIQLSEMEIPFILDVNMVDEAMSRGIYIDTKKLGQILGTEVIPTVATRREGIHGIIKGISNPLKPNVAVDYGDKLETGIRQIQGLYPEKISRLIAIMLLEGEHGIDEWFSARYGKEAIERVYAIRTSIQSMSPTPLSYLINKRRMAKVDEIMREVQTKDERAADHNIAQTFGRLSMHPVWGIPILLAVLYITYKIVGEFGAGTCVDFMESIVFGEYINPFLRRVVHSVTGNALIREFLIGEYGIFTMAFTYAIAIVLPIVGFFFLIFGLMEDSGYMPRLAIMVNRIFRIIGLNGTAVLPMILGLGCATMATLTARILPSKKERIIITLLLALAVPCSAQLGVIFGGTSTISPWATIIWAFVIICVIFVIGYFSSIVIPGKKSDFILETPPIRIPKFSNIVIKTFARIEWYLKEAVPLFMLGTIILFTLDKLGVLTLIQDLAAPVVVNLLGLPKEIAGAFVMGFLRRDYAAVLVVKEGNLDPIQMLVALVTITLFVPCIANMFIMIKERGIKTASIIVSFIFVFAFLFGGLFNFILRILKVTL
- the cbiQ gene encoding cobalt ECF transporter T component CbiQ, whose amino-acid sequence is MNINEGFSEGGSIIHRLDPRVRILSAFAFSVVISSSERVPPVFLGLIAALVIAALARLQVKKFLVRILCANLFILFLWLFLPFTIKGESLLQIGPFNISLEGLIYCLRLTIKSNAIITVLIALTATMPVFTMGRAMGALGLPSKIVNLFIFSYRYIHTIMNEYRRLKEAMEIRGFRPGTNLHTYRSYAYLAGMLIVKSHDRAERVHSAMLCRGFHGRFYDLTGFNINGADFIFVIIFLFTLTAIIFAR
- a CDS encoding YjbQ family protein; its protein translation is MRSYRKELWFNVSTRRAFINITPDIEVCLKESEIKEGLLLCNAMHITASVFINDDESGLHHDYEKWLEQLAPHEPVSQYRHNVGEDNADAHMKRQIMGREVVVAITDGRLDFGPWEQIFYGEFDGRRRKRVLVKIIGE
- a CDS encoding metal-dependent transcriptional regulator; its protein translation is MLLTKEEIDEVLESIWCGKEIGSVKRADLLKIENPKVTEEVIDGLIDDDFIFEVRDEINLTQKGEEIARKLIRAHRLAERLFTDVMEIEDAPMEETACSLEHCLSHEALDAICTLLGHPRECPHGRHIPPGACCKRAEQNIQPVIMPLNRLKSGETGRIVYVSTKHHSRLDRLTDLGITPGEMVKVHQTYPAFVLKVGETDLAIDPEVLDDVYVRKNGKS
- the greA gene encoding transcription elongation factor GreA yields the protein MERIPFTKEGLDKVKEELAHIKKVERPDNIRAIEEARKHGDLSENAEYHAAKEKQSFLEGKINELESVIGQAEVIDFTNGPTDRVVFGRTVLLYNMETEEEVQYQLLGPYESDPDNGRISVKSPIGMALIGSEVGDEVRVKTPGGLQEYEVLEIL